In Marinobacter sp. LQ44, the following are encoded in one genomic region:
- a CDS encoding alanine/glycine:cation symporter family protein: MTAIVDFLNSILWGYVLVYGLLAVGVFFTIRLGFLQFVNFGEMVRAIRGSRESDVHGISPFQALCTSLASRVGTGNLAGVAVALYLGGAGAIFWMWMVALVGMATGYAESTLAQLYKVRDGKGQYRGGPAVYIAKGLKAPWAAAIFAVCLIISFGLVFNAVQANSIADAMEGAFGAPKLGVGVVIAALAGIVIFGGLRKIVRFAEFVVPFMAGAYVLLALGVMAMNITEVPGILTMIVKSAFGLEEAAGGAAGSVTAAMLNGIKRGLFSNEAGMGSAPNIAATATPAPHHPSSQGLVQAFGVFVDTIIICTATAVMILLAGVLEPGSGITGTQLTQQAMEVHLGEFGGYFIAVAILFFAFTSIVANYTYAENALIYLKGGSTLGLTLLRLAALAMVIWGGYEAVVTVFNAADASMGLMAAINLVAIVLLSGTVAKLTKDYLAQRKEGLVPHFKSKDYPELHEKIDSNIWH; this comes from the coding sequence ATGACTGCAATTGTCGATTTTCTCAACTCGATTCTCTGGGGTTATGTCCTCGTCTACGGCCTGCTGGCCGTCGGTGTCTTCTTCACCATCCGCCTGGGTTTTCTGCAATTCGTCAATTTCGGCGAAATGGTCCGGGCCATCCGCGGTTCCCGTGAAAGCGACGTTCACGGGATCTCACCTTTCCAGGCACTGTGTACCAGCCTTGCTTCCCGGGTCGGCACCGGCAACCTGGCCGGGGTGGCCGTAGCCTTGTACCTCGGCGGTGCCGGCGCCATTTTCTGGATGTGGATGGTAGCACTGGTGGGCATGGCCACGGGCTATGCCGAAAGCACCCTGGCACAGCTCTACAAGGTGCGTGACGGCAAGGGCCAGTATCGGGGCGGTCCGGCGGTTTACATTGCCAAGGGCCTGAAAGCCCCATGGGCAGCGGCCATCTTCGCAGTTTGCCTGATCATCTCGTTTGGCCTGGTGTTCAACGCTGTACAGGCCAACTCCATCGCCGACGCCATGGAGGGTGCCTTTGGTGCGCCCAAACTAGGTGTTGGCGTGGTCATTGCGGCGCTCGCCGGCATCGTGATATTTGGCGGTCTGCGCAAGATCGTTCGTTTTGCCGAGTTTGTTGTGCCGTTTATGGCGGGCGCCTATGTGCTCCTGGCACTTGGCGTGATGGCCATGAACATCACCGAGGTACCGGGCATTCTGACGATGATCGTCAAAAGCGCCTTCGGCCTGGAAGAAGCCGCCGGTGGCGCCGCCGGCTCGGTGACCGCCGCGATGCTCAACGGCATCAAGCGGGGCCTGTTCTCCAACGAAGCCGGCATGGGTTCTGCCCCCAATATCGCGGCCACCGCCACACCGGCACCGCACCACCCGTCGTCACAGGGCCTTGTTCAGGCGTTTGGTGTGTTTGTCGACACCATCATTATCTGTACCGCCACAGCCGTGATGATTCTGCTGGCCGGCGTGCTGGAACCCGGTTCTGGCATCACCGGTACGCAACTGACCCAGCAGGCCATGGAAGTCCACCTGGGTGAATTTGGTGGCTACTTTATTGCCGTCGCCATCCTGTTTTTTGCCTTCACGTCCATCGTGGCCAACTACACCTATGCCGAGAACGCCCTGATTTACCTGAAAGGCGGCAGCACCCTTGGGCTCACCCTGCTTCGCCTGGCAGCCCTGGCCATGGTTATCTGGGGTGGCTATGAAGCCGTGGTTACGGTATTCAACGCCGCGGATGCCTCGATGGGACTGATGGCGGCCATCAACCTGGTGGCAATTGTGCTGCTATCCGGCACGGTAGCCAAGTTGACCAAGGACTACCTGGCCCAACGGAAAGAGGGACTGGTACCCCACTTCAAGTCAAAGGATTACCCGGAGCTGCACGAGAAAATCGACAGCAACATCTGGCATTAA
- a CDS encoding GGDEF domain-containing protein — MQPVDEGWQYRWGDSPFLADGTPLWLDEPDSDKHWHDIAFPSNPPGRKGQEHAWFRVTLPEGEWYAPALYIYSVDIILQVWFRGELLYQYGTFDEHGRGKFEGWPWHEIPLPDGYEGETMYFRVFSNYTDIGLWGEVAILDHPDLVLHIVSNSAESLVIAALSGLIALLALVFALIQRRQRSFASIALFAFLTGVMLLAESQASLLILYQPLLWDYLAAGSYYLIPVALALLLSQWLDDRRPRLVRWLMWLHLVFAALALMLALLGLLNLSSTFPVFDGVLLVSLALMVAVVIRNFRSLYREQQVFLFTCGVFLVLLILDMAVAHGFLPWGRVPVSWGALAFSLALISISVWHYGKTQQALHQLTVQLEQKVAERTARAEALAEREVERSRLLALESKKSQKLADTIAALQDCAGVEEAFQPLLQALPQLYLPIAGCFYRRNPGGGYDRACLWGRSAANTFPPSLTQDLSGLTETVLPVRSQDVPAQLCFLLRVEPAQFGNVPEGVLLLERPNLPDVVKDYGTARVVAWVYQSVEKIGITLSGLALRSELQRFSYEDSLTGLKNRRYFDELFRHEREVAIRSERPLSLLIFDIDHFKRFNDSHGHDAGDEVLRMVGRVLENCFRGSDTVCRYGGEEFTVLMPGASREEARQRAENLRATIAESQVEYLGKQLGNLTISAGIACWPESSPEFDELFRAADRALYQAKAAGRNRVVTASV; from the coding sequence ATGCAGCCAGTGGATGAAGGGTGGCAATATCGCTGGGGCGACTCCCCTTTCCTGGCTGACGGCACACCGCTTTGGCTGGACGAACCGGACAGCGACAAACACTGGCATGACATTGCTTTCCCTTCCAACCCTCCCGGCCGAAAAGGGCAAGAACATGCCTGGTTCCGGGTGACATTACCGGAAGGGGAGTGGTACGCGCCGGCACTTTACATCTACAGCGTCGATATCATCCTGCAGGTGTGGTTCCGGGGCGAGTTGCTGTATCAGTACGGCACCTTCGACGAGCATGGACGTGGCAAATTCGAGGGCTGGCCCTGGCACGAGATTCCGTTGCCCGATGGCTACGAAGGCGAAACCATGTACTTCCGTGTGTTCTCCAATTACACGGATATCGGGTTATGGGGTGAGGTGGCCATTCTCGACCACCCGGACCTGGTGCTGCACATCGTCAGCAATTCGGCTGAGAGCTTGGTCATTGCGGCGTTATCCGGACTGATCGCACTTCTTGCTCTGGTGTTTGCCCTGATTCAGCGACGCCAGAGAAGTTTTGCCAGCATTGCGCTGTTTGCCTTCCTGACCGGCGTGATGCTGCTGGCGGAAAGCCAGGCAAGTTTGCTGATCCTTTATCAGCCACTGTTGTGGGACTATCTGGCAGCGGGCTCGTATTATTTGATTCCCGTTGCATTGGCGCTCTTGCTAAGCCAGTGGCTCGACGACCGGCGCCCTCGCCTGGTTCGCTGGCTGATGTGGCTGCACCTGGTGTTTGCGGCCTTGGCCCTTATGTTGGCGCTGCTCGGGTTATTGAATCTGTCCTCCACATTCCCGGTGTTTGACGGTGTATTGCTGGTCTCCCTGGCATTAATGGTAGCGGTCGTTATCAGGAATTTCCGCAGCTTGTATCGGGAGCAGCAGGTGTTCCTGTTTACCTGTGGCGTGTTTCTCGTTCTGCTGATTCTGGATATGGCGGTTGCCCATGGTTTTCTCCCCTGGGGGCGGGTGCCGGTCAGCTGGGGGGCGCTGGCGTTCTCGCTGGCGCTTATCAGTATTTCGGTGTGGCATTACGGCAAAACCCAACAGGCCTTGCATCAGTTGACCGTTCAACTGGAGCAGAAGGTGGCTGAGCGCACTGCTCGAGCTGAAGCGCTTGCTGAGCGAGAGGTAGAGCGGTCACGGCTGTTAGCGCTGGAGAGCAAGAAAAGTCAGAAATTGGCGGACACCATTGCTGCCCTGCAGGACTGTGCGGGTGTGGAAGAGGCTTTCCAGCCTTTGCTTCAGGCGCTGCCGCAACTGTACTTGCCGATTGCTGGCTGTTTCTACCGGCGCAACCCGGGTGGCGGCTATGATCGGGCCTGCCTCTGGGGCAGATCCGCTGCCAATACCTTTCCACCCAGCCTGACGCAGGATCTTTCCGGCCTGACGGAGACCGTTTTGCCCGTGCGGAGCCAGGACGTACCTGCACAACTCTGTTTCCTGCTCCGGGTTGAACCAGCCCAGTTCGGGAATGTTCCTGAGGGCGTGTTGCTTTTGGAGCGACCGAATCTGCCAGACGTCGTGAAGGATTACGGCACCGCCCGGGTGGTTGCCTGGGTGTATCAGTCTGTCGAGAAGATCGGGATTACCCTGTCAGGGTTGGCCCTGCGATCCGAATTGCAACGGTTTTCCTATGAGGACAGCCTGACGGGTCTTAAAAATCGGCGCTACTTTGATGAGTTATTCCGACATGAGCGGGAAGTCGCCATCCGCTCAGAGCGCCCACTGAGCCTGTTGATTTTCGATATCGACCACTTCAAGCGCTTCAACGACAGTCATGGCCACGATGCCGGCGATGAGGTTTTGCGAATGGTTGGGAGAGTCCTTGAGAACTGCTTTCGCGGGAGCGATACGGTATGCCGTTATGGGGGAGAGGAGTTTACGGTTCTGATGCCTGGGGCGTCACGGGAGGAAGCCCGCCAGAGGGCGGAAAATCTTCGGGCAACCATTGCCGAATCTCAGGTTGAATACCTTGGAAAGCAGTTGGGCAATCTGACGATATCGGCAGGTATTGCATGCTGGCCGGAAAGCAGCCCGGAGTTCGACGAGCTGTTCCGGGCAGCCGACCGGGCGTTGTATCAGGCCAAGGCCGCTGGCCGTAACCGGGTGGTTACGGCCAGTGTTTGA
- a CDS encoding extracellular solute-binding protein: MKKLALAGMLAIGLTGCSSEDPQVLNLYNWSEYMPQEVLDRFTEETGIQVVYTTYDSNEAMYARLKLLDESAAYDLAVPSTYYVSKMRQEDLLMPIDRSKIEGFGNLDDDLVNLDIDPDNQYSIPYLWGTTGIAVDTDDVEGEVTAWADLWDERFQGKVMLTNDMREVFHVGLRVLGYSGNSTDPQEIEEAYEKLAELMPSVRTFNSDAPRMPYLEGEADVGMIWNGEAVMGKETMPSLEYVYPEEGIIAWLDSFVIPKNARNPEAAHQFISFVLQPEIAALISEDIGYATPNQAALELLDESVANDRASYPTDADMENAEFQADIGDDALQIYAKFWEMLKSGR; encoded by the coding sequence ATGAAGAAACTGGCACTGGCCGGTATGCTGGCCATAGGCCTGACCGGGTGTAGCTCTGAAGACCCGCAGGTGCTGAACCTGTACAACTGGTCCGAGTACATGCCCCAGGAAGTCCTGGACAGGTTCACCGAGGAAACCGGTATTCAGGTGGTTTACACCACCTACGACAGCAACGAAGCCATGTATGCCCGGCTGAAGTTGCTGGACGAGAGCGCTGCCTATGACCTGGCTGTGCCTTCCACCTATTACGTCAGCAAAATGCGCCAGGAAGACCTCCTGATGCCCATTGATCGCAGCAAGATTGAAGGCTTTGGTAACCTGGACGACGATCTGGTGAACCTGGATATTGATCCGGACAACCAGTACAGCATTCCCTATCTGTGGGGCACCACCGGCATTGCCGTGGACACTGATGACGTGGAGGGCGAGGTGACGGCCTGGGCAGATCTTTGGGACGAGCGCTTCCAGGGTAAAGTCATGCTCACCAACGACATGCGCGAAGTGTTCCACGTAGGCCTGCGGGTACTGGGTTATTCCGGTAACAGCACTGACCCGCAGGAAATCGAAGAAGCCTACGAAAAACTGGCGGAATTGATGCCGTCTGTGCGCACCTTCAACTCTGATGCGCCCCGCATGCCCTACCTGGAAGGCGAAGCCGACGTGGGCATGATCTGGAACGGCGAGGCGGTGATGGGTAAGGAAACCATGCCGAGCCTGGAATACGTGTACCCGGAGGAAGGCATCATTGCCTGGCTCGACAGCTTCGTGATCCCGAAGAATGCCCGTAACCCGGAAGCGGCCCACCAGTTCATCAGCTTTGTGTTGCAGCCGGAAATCGCAGCCCTGATCAGCGAAGACATTGGTTACGCGACGCCTAATCAGGCCGCGCTTGAGTTGCTGGATGAGTCCGTTGCTAACGACCGAGCTAGCTACCCGACCGATGCGGATATGGAGAATGCTGAATTCCAGGCGGATATCGGTGATGATGCTTTGCAGATCTACGCAAAGTTCTGGGAAATGCTGAAATCCGGCCGTTGA
- the potC gene encoding spermidine/putrescine ABC transporter permease PotC, translating to MSRWLPRTYLTLVYVLLYVPIIVLVVFSFNDSRSGYEWGGLSLRWYEALFNNRAMVQAMWNSLWLALSAATVSTMIGALTALALHRYRFRGKKLLNGMLFIVMMSPEIVLAISLLALFLLVGLKLGYVSLLLAHVTFCLPFVVITVMARLSGFDERLPEAARDLGASDFTMTRTVLIPVIMPALVAGWLLGFTLSLDDVVVSTFVSGPSYEILPLRIYSMVRVGLKPEVNALGTLLLVFSLFMLILSQWILLRSRR from the coding sequence ATGAGCCGCTGGTTGCCCCGCACCTACCTGACCCTGGTGTATGTTCTGCTGTACGTACCCATCATCGTGTTGGTGGTGTTTTCCTTCAACGATTCCCGTAGCGGTTACGAATGGGGTGGTCTTAGCCTGCGCTGGTATGAGGCGCTGTTCAATAACCGGGCCATGGTGCAGGCCATGTGGAACTCCCTGTGGCTGGCGTTGTCTGCCGCCACTGTGTCGACCATGATTGGTGCCCTCACCGCCCTGGCCCTTCATCGGTACCGGTTCCGGGGCAAGAAGCTGCTCAATGGCATGCTGTTTATCGTGATGATGTCGCCGGAGATCGTGCTGGCGATTTCACTGCTGGCGCTGTTCCTGTTAGTGGGCCTGAAACTGGGCTATGTGTCGTTGCTGCTGGCCCATGTCACCTTCTGTCTGCCGTTTGTGGTGATTACGGTCATGGCACGCCTGAGCGGCTTTGACGAACGCCTGCCGGAAGCCGCGCGGGATCTGGGTGCCAGCGATTTCACTATGACCCGCACGGTGCTGATCCCGGTGATCATGCCGGCTTTGGTGGCAGGCTGGCTGTTGGGGTTTACACTGTCACTGGACGATGTGGTCGTCAGTACCTTTGTCAGCGGCCCGAGTTATGAAATTCTGCCCCTGCGCATCTACTCCATGGTGCGGGTAGGGCTGAAGCCGGAAGTGAATGCATTGGGTACGCTGTTGCTGGTGTTCTCACTGTTCATGTTGATCTTGTCTCAATGGATATTGCTAAGGAGTAGACGATGA
- the potB gene encoding spermidine/putrescine ABC transporter permease PotB produces MSSVTQQPFRTAVLVLVWGWLLFLVLTPNLLVVGASVMTRDPGSFLSLPLNLDAYRQLMNPLYLDVFLHSLYMAAMTTLICLLIGYPFAWALTKVGKQRQMLLIFLLIVPFWTNSLVRTYALKLLLATNGLLNNALMSLGIIEEPLRMLYTEGAVIVGLVYLLLPFMILPLYAVFDDLRDDLLRASHDLGAGRLATFVHVIVPLTLPGVLAGVMLVLLPAMGLFFVPDILGGSRNLLVGNVIKNQFLDARNWPFGAAASIVLTLAMAFLMFAHRLSKRRIGEDGV; encoded by the coding sequence ATGAGTAGCGTCACGCAGCAGCCGTTTCGCACGGCGGTACTGGTGCTGGTCTGGGGCTGGCTGCTGTTCCTGGTACTGACCCCGAATCTGCTGGTGGTGGGCGCCAGCGTGATGACCCGGGACCCAGGCAGCTTTCTGTCCCTGCCTCTGAACCTGGACGCCTACCGGCAGTTGATGAACCCCCTGTACCTGGACGTGTTCCTGCACTCCCTGTACATGGCGGCCATGACCACCCTGATCTGCCTGCTGATCGGCTATCCTTTCGCCTGGGCGCTGACCAAGGTTGGCAAGCAGCGGCAAATGTTGCTGATATTCCTGCTGATCGTACCCTTCTGGACCAATTCACTGGTGCGCACCTATGCCCTGAAGCTGCTGCTGGCCACCAATGGCCTGCTGAATAACGCGCTGATGTCCCTGGGCATAATCGAAGAGCCCCTGCGGATGCTTTACACCGAGGGAGCCGTGATTGTCGGCTTGGTGTATTTGCTGCTGCCGTTCATGATCCTGCCGCTGTATGCGGTTTTTGATGACCTGAGGGACGATTTGCTTCGGGCGTCTCACGATCTTGGCGCCGGCCGCTTGGCGACCTTTGTTCATGTGATTGTGCCGCTTACCCTGCCCGGTGTGCTGGCGGGCGTTATGCTGGTGCTGTTGCCGGCCATGGGGCTGTTCTTTGTGCCGGATATTCTCGGCGGCTCCCGCAACTTGCTGGTGGGTAACGTCATCAAGAACCAGTTCCTGGATGCTCGTAACTGGCCCTTCGGCGCCGCCGCCAGCATCGTGTTGACCCTGGCCATGGCGTTTCTGATGTTTGCTCACCGCCTGAGTAAGCGGCGGATCGGGGAGGACGGTGTATGA
- the potA gene encoding spermidine/putrescine ABC transporter ATP-binding protein PotA translates to MKQTLLSLSNLSKQFDGKTVLDSLDLEILDGEFITLLGPSGCGKTTLLRLMAGFEHPDDGTILLGGQDLTHTPPEKRPLNTVFQNYALFPHMSVFDNVAYGLKMEKRPKEEIRQRVDEALAMVQLEEFARRKPHQLSGGQQQRVAIARAVVKRPKMLLLDEPLSALDYKLRRTMQVELKRLQRELGITFVFVTHDQEEALSMSDRVVVLKDGLIQQLGTPREVYERPANLFTARFVGETNFFPGRIDKANGDDTITVDVFGLKRTFRKPDFPVAAGQPLHVLLRPEDIRVLAPDDDDGVAGKVVERNYKGSTLDSVIHLEDGTEVLASEFFDEDDPTFDYRLGEPVKVSWVDGWEWLLPMESPEAEAEANLDE, encoded by the coding sequence ATGAAACAGACACTGCTATCTCTGAGCAACCTCTCCAAGCAATTTGACGGCAAAACGGTACTGGATTCGCTGGATCTGGAGATCCTTGATGGCGAGTTCATTACCCTGTTGGGGCCGTCCGGTTGTGGCAAAACCACCCTGTTGCGGTTGATGGCCGGTTTTGAGCATCCGGATGACGGTACCATTCTGCTGGGTGGCCAGGACCTGACCCACACCCCGCCGGAGAAACGCCCGCTCAACACCGTGTTCCAGAACTACGCCCTGTTCCCCCATATGTCGGTGTTCGACAACGTGGCTTATGGCCTGAAAATGGAAAAGCGCCCGAAGGAAGAGATCCGTCAGCGGGTTGACGAAGCCCTGGCCATGGTCCAGTTGGAGGAGTTTGCCCGGCGCAAACCACACCAGCTTTCCGGAGGCCAACAGCAGCGGGTGGCTATTGCCCGAGCGGTGGTCAAACGGCCGAAGATGCTGCTGCTGGACGAGCCCCTGTCAGCCCTGGACTACAAACTGCGGCGTACCATGCAGGTGGAGCTTAAGCGCCTGCAGCGGGAACTCGGGATTACCTTCGTATTCGTGACCCACGACCAGGAAGAAGCCTTGTCCATGTCAGACCGGGTCGTGGTGCTCAAGGATGGCCTGATCCAGCAACTGGGCACTCCCAGGGAAGTCTACGAGCGGCCGGCCAACCTGTTCACCGCCCGGTTCGTGGGCGAGACCAATTTCTTCCCGGGCCGCATCGACAAAGCCAACGGCGATGACACCATTACCGTGGATGTGTTTGGCCTGAAACGCACCTTTCGCAAACCCGACTTCCCGGTGGCCGCCGGCCAGCCCCTGCACGTTCTGTTGCGCCCGGAGGACATCCGGGTTCTGGCGCCGGATGACGATGACGGTGTGGCCGGCAAGGTGGTGGAGCGGAACTACAAGGGCAGCACCCTGGATTCGGTTATTCACCTTGAGGACGGCACCGAGGTACTGGCGTCGGAATTCTTCGACGAAGACGATCCCACCTTTGACTACCGATTGGGTGAGCCGGTGAAGGTGAGCTGGGTAGATGGCTGGGAATGGCTGCTTCCCATGGAGAGCCCGGAAGCTGAAGCGGAAGCCAACCTGGATGAGTAG
- a CDS encoding TRAP transporter substrate-binding protein, with the protein MHRIFVAALTMVALLTSPFAVAEKTYTIRLAETWGPNSKILGETPRNMAAMAERMSNGRLKFRIDSSNKHKAPFGIFDLVRNGQYDMGHTASYYYKGTIPNAMYFTTIPFGMITPEMYAWFYHDDGMALMQKVYEPYGLLSFPGGNTSNQMGGWFRKEINSLDDLKGLKMRTPGFAGEVMAELGVAVTNLPPGELYTALERGTIDAVEWVGPALDFQMGFHQIAKYYYSGWQEPNAEVQFLINKKTWDSLPADLQEILRVSMRTAAYDMYIQSTHESGVAWSRMTEDYPDVTHKVFPPEVINALRDTTNRLLDEFAEKDELAREIITSQRDYLSQVRPWTNISDKAYLDSVADQ; encoded by the coding sequence ATGCACAGAATCTTCGTGGCGGCCCTTACGATGGTTGCCCTGCTGACCAGCCCGTTTGCGGTGGCCGAGAAAACCTACACCATCCGCCTGGCTGAAACCTGGGGCCCGAACTCCAAAATCCTCGGTGAGACTCCCCGCAATATGGCCGCGATGGCAGAGCGGATGTCCAACGGCCGCCTGAAGTTCCGAATTGATTCCTCGAACAAGCACAAGGCGCCCTTCGGTATTTTTGACCTGGTGCGCAACGGCCAGTATGACATGGGCCACACTGCCTCGTACTACTACAAGGGCACCATCCCCAACGCCATGTACTTCACCACCATACCGTTTGGCATGATCACGCCGGAAATGTATGCCTGGTTCTACCACGATGATGGCATGGCGCTGATGCAGAAGGTTTACGAGCCCTATGGCCTGCTGTCGTTTCCGGGCGGTAATACCAGCAACCAGATGGGTGGTTGGTTTCGCAAGGAAATCAACTCCCTGGACGACCTCAAAGGCCTGAAGATGCGCACCCCGGGCTTTGCCGGAGAAGTGATGGCCGAGCTGGGTGTAGCGGTTACCAACCTGCCGCCAGGCGAGCTATACACCGCCCTGGAGCGGGGCACCATTGATGCTGTGGAATGGGTTGGCCCGGCGCTGGACTTCCAGATGGGCTTTCACCAGATCGCCAAGTACTACTATTCCGGGTGGCAGGAGCCCAATGCCGAGGTGCAGTTCCTGATCAACAAGAAAACCTGGGATTCGCTGCCGGCCGATCTTCAGGAAATCCTGCGGGTATCCATGCGCACCGCAGCCTATGACATGTACATCCAGAGCACCCACGAGAGTGGTGTCGCGTGGAGCCGCATGACCGAGGATTATCCGGACGTCACCCACAAAGTGTTCCCGCCGGAAGTCATCAACGCCCTGCGTGACACCACCAATCGTCTGCTGGATGAGTTCGCGGAGAAAGATGAACTGGCCCGTGAAATCATCACCTCCCAGCGCGACTACCTCAGCCAGGTGCGGCCCTGGACCAATATTTCGGACAAGGCCTATCTGGATAGCGTTGCAGATCAGTGA
- a CDS encoding methyl-accepting chemotaxis protein, whose amino-acid sequence MTFMSNLTIRARLLIGVLVPVLITAGTIAWITGSQIQAKGEAQLERLGEELLDARKEGLKNLVETARAVVMDAKNNSGLSDREAREEARKRLRSITFGKDNYVFAYARNLDNLAYAPDPSREGPTTNPTTQKLVRDLFSAAGTDGFYEYDWPNPASGEVEPKVSYSSIIPGWDWMMGAGIYVTDIERVLVEARKEIDSAMAAAMGFILLVTFIVVAVSLIIGLVIGRTVTAPLNKVSNIMQEIADGDGDLRQRLPEDGKDELAELGRRFNHFVVKIQDTIREVGSTTDQVASAAEELSRVANETRQSVQEQGSETDQIASAINEMAATIQQISGNANEVESAASDADRMAREGGETITSAQGAVNQLSEEMESTAASINALAEKSNDIQQVLDVIHAVTEQTNLLALNAAIEAARAGEHGRGFSVVADEVRQLAKRSAESADQIREMIDGFVAESKASVERMNHSRKSSEATVERINHATGALNTIVTSVTQIHDQVTQIATAAEQQSQVAEEINQNVVRIVDAAQRSDTGVTQTNEASHELARLGENLRELVSQFKA is encoded by the coding sequence ATGACCTTTATGAGCAACCTGACCATCCGAGCCCGCCTGTTGATTGGCGTACTTGTGCCGGTTCTGATTACGGCGGGCACCATTGCCTGGATCACCGGCAGCCAGATCCAGGCAAAAGGAGAAGCCCAGTTGGAACGCCTGGGGGAAGAGCTTCTGGATGCCCGTAAGGAAGGCCTGAAGAACCTCGTGGAAACGGCCCGGGCAGTGGTCATGGATGCCAAGAACAACTCTGGGTTGTCTGATAGAGAAGCCCGCGAGGAAGCCCGCAAACGGCTGCGCTCCATCACATTCGGGAAGGATAACTACGTTTTTGCCTACGCCCGTAATCTGGATAATCTCGCCTACGCTCCGGACCCTTCCCGCGAGGGCCCGACGACCAACCCCACGACACAGAAACTGGTTCGGGATCTGTTCTCCGCGGCGGGAACCGACGGCTTCTATGAGTACGACTGGCCAAACCCCGCCTCGGGCGAGGTAGAGCCGAAAGTGTCTTATTCAAGCATCATCCCGGGCTGGGACTGGATGATGGGTGCCGGTATCTACGTCACCGATATTGAGCGGGTATTGGTTGAGGCACGAAAGGAAATCGATTCGGCCATGGCGGCGGCCATGGGCTTTATCCTGTTGGTGACCTTCATTGTGGTTGCTGTGTCCCTGATCATCGGCCTGGTGATTGGCCGCACCGTGACAGCGCCACTGAACAAAGTCAGTAACATCATGCAGGAAATTGCCGATGGCGATGGCGATCTGCGCCAGCGTTTGCCGGAGGATGGCAAAGACGAGTTGGCGGAACTTGGCCGCCGGTTCAATCATTTTGTGGTCAAGATTCAGGATACTATTCGTGAAGTGGGCTCCACCACCGATCAGGTCGCCTCGGCCGCCGAAGAGCTGAGCCGTGTGGCCAACGAAACCCGGCAGTCGGTTCAGGAACAGGGCTCGGAAACAGACCAGATTGCGTCGGCGATCAACGAGATGGCAGCCACCATCCAGCAGATTTCCGGCAATGCCAATGAAGTGGAAAGCGCCGCTTCAGACGCCGACCGCATGGCCCGTGAGGGTGGTGAAACCATCACCAGCGCGCAAGGAGCCGTCAACCAGCTGTCAGAAGAAATGGAGAGCACGGCGGCCAGCATCAACGCCCTGGCGGAGAAGTCCAATGATATCCAGCAGGTTCTGGATGTGATCCATGCCGTCACCGAGCAGACTAACCTGCTGGCGCTGAACGCGGCCATCGAAGCGGCACGGGCGGGTGAGCACGGCCGTGGCTTCTCGGTGGTGGCGGACGAGGTTCGGCAGCTGGCCAAACGCTCTGCGGAATCCGCCGATCAGATTCGGGAAATGATTGATGGCTTTGTGGCCGAATCCAAGGCGTCTGTTGAACGGATGAATCATTCCCGCAAGAGTTCCGAAGCCACTGTCGAGCGCATCAATCACGCCACTGGTGCGCTGAACACCATTGTGACGTCGGTGACCCAGATCCATGATCAGGTAACCCAGATTGCCACGGCCGCGGAGCAGCAGAGCCAGGTGGCGGAAGAAATCAACCAGAACGTGGTGCGTATTGTGGATGCGGCCCAGCGCAGTGACACCGGTGTTACCCAGACCAATGAAGCCAGTCACGAGCTGGCGCGGCTGGGTGAAAACCTGCGCGAGCTGGTGAGCCAGTTCAAGGCCTGA